A window of Juglans regia cultivar Chandler chromosome 7, Walnut 2.0, whole genome shotgun sequence contains these coding sequences:
- the LOC109005516 gene encoding receptor kinase-like protein Xa21, whose protein sequence is MALKHQNSSLLLLLAFLFVQYSCMFQLIQSFSNFTDQSALIAFKSRISSSPNETLLATNWSTAPNSICNWIGVSCSRRRQRVTALDLQHMGLQGTISPHIGNLSFLVSLDLSFNSFYGFIPHEISRLYRLRILVLAFNQLEGSIPPTLHSCQKLRMVNFDTNHLIGAIPSSLGNLSALKFLILEKNSLTGSLPLVIFNISSLNDFAVSSNHILGALPNDICSHSPNLRGLYFSDNKFVGQLHSQFNNCGDLVLLSLSYNKFDGSISKALIGNLPAKLEVLYLGGNSFTGIIPSTICNLSRLQTFGIEDNHIQGSILTDLWQLQKLNALHLGGNNFKGAVPQNVFNHSSLQLIYFDLNSLSGYLPSLDTGQSCPNLELIVLGDNKLSGHIPSYLSNCSKLFFVDFSVNLFTGTIPKSLGNLNHLQQLLLAGNQLIGREAKDHKEPNFISSLSNCRSLRVLVVDYNPLDITIPDFIQNFSTSFQIFHAQDCQIRGHIPMGMGFLKGLNWLELSNNNLTGNIPFTFGGLERLQRLYLPNNRIEGLIPEEICQLMNLGELDLSNNRFSGVIPNCISNLSHLQILYLSSNRLKSPIPLNIWGLKSLLFLNLSSNSLGGHLSSNMTKLDTLESLDLSRNEITGEIPSIIGAFESLSYLDFSNNSFQGGIPQHFGNLKGLDTLDLSYNNLSSAIPKSLEALPYLKYLNLSFNKLVGEIPFSGPFVNFTAESFLGNSALCGNPIFGVPLCPTIPTNQQSKMKDILLKCIIPVIVSIIIFVMLVYWLRRRRKSNMEIPTSLNALAALGHRMISYQELCQGTNNFCESNLLGVGGFGSVYKGILSDRTIVAIKVLSLQLSGAFKSFDAECKVLRTIRHRNLVKVITTCTNPEFRALVLEYMSNDSLEKWLYSHNFCLDLLQRINILVDVASALDYLHHGQLESILHCDLKPSNILLDEDMVAHVGDFGIAKILIENKDATHTKTLGTIGYIAPEYGFEGKVSIKTDVYSYGITLLEMITRKKPTDDMFAGDFTLRQLVNASIPNRMMEVVDEGLLRIEDGRDAIVLQSILSSILNLGLRCSEELPDTRMDIKDVVVQLNKIKSTFFVNRNRVTRHT, encoded by the exons ATGGCGCTAAAACATCAAAATTCCTCCCTTCTTCTCCTATTGGCTTTCCTGTTTGTGCAGTACTCTTGCATGTTTCAATTGATCCAATCTTTTAGCAATTTTACTGACCAATCTGCTCTCATTGCCTTTAAATCTCGAATCAGTTCTAGTCCAAATGAAACCCTCTTGGCTACTAACTGGTCCACTGCACCAAACTCGATCTGCAATTGGATTGGGGTCTCCTGCAGTCGACGTAGGCAAAGAGTCACTGCTTTGGACCTACAACACATGGGTCTACAAGGCACCATTTCTCCACATATTGGTAACCTCTCCTTCTTAGTCTCACTTGATCTTTCTTTCAATAGCTTCTATGGTTTTATTCCGCATGAGATCAGTCGCCTATATCGCTTGAGAATACTTGTGTTGGCGTTCAACCAATTGGAAGGAAGCATCCCTCCTACTCTTCATAGCTGTCAAAAGCTTCGCATGGTTAATTTTGATACGAACCATCTTATTGGTGCAATTCCATCATCCCTCGGCAACCTGTCCGCATTAAAGTTCTTGATTTTGGAGAAAAATAGTCTCACTGGTTCACTTCCTTTAGTCATCTTTAACATATCTTCCCTAAACGATTTTGCTGTTTCGTCTAATCACATCCTGGGAGCTCTTCCGAATGATATTTGTAGCCACAGTCCCAATCTTAGAGGACTTTATTTCTCTGATAACAAATTTGTTGGTCAACTCCATTCGCAGTTTAATAATTGCGGGGACCTTGTACTTTTATCTTTGTCATACAATAAATTCGATGGGAGTATTTCAAAAGCTCTAATTGGCAACTTACCTGCAAAGCTTGAAGTCCTATATCTTGGAGGTAACAGTTTCACTGGTATCATACCTTCTACCATATGTAATTTGTCGAGGTTGCAAACATTTGGAATTGAGGAtaaccacatccaaggaagcaTTCTGACTGATTTGTGGCAACTTCAGAAGTTAAATGCTTTGCATTTAGGAGGGAATAACTTCAAAGGGGCAGTACCTCAAAATGTCTTCAACCATTCTTCTTTACAACTTATCTACTTTGACCTAAATTCCCTTTCTGGATATCTTCCATCACTAGATACTGGGCAATCTTGCCCTAATCTTGAACTAATTGTACTTGGTGACAACAAACTCAGTGGTCATATCCCATCCTATCTTTCCAATTGTTCCAAACTCTTCTTTGTAGACTTTTCAGTAAACTTATTCACCGGAACGATTCCCAAAAGTCTTGGAAACTTGAATCACCTACAACAGCTTTTGCTGGCTGGAAATCAACTAATAGGTAGGGAGGCTAAAGATCATAAAGAGcccaatttcatttcatctttatCCAATTGCAGATCTTTGAGAGTTTTAGTCGTAGACTATAATCCTTTGGATATAACAATCCCAGATTTCATTCAAAACTTTTCGACTTCCTTTCAAATCTTTCATGCACAAGATTGCCAAATAAGGGGTCATATTCCTATGGGAATGGGTTTTTTGAAAGGCTTGAATTGGCTTGAATTGAGCAATAACAACCTAACTGGTAATATCCCTTTCACATTTGGTGGTTTGGAAAGATTACAAAGATTGTATCTTCCCAATAACAGGATTGAAGGATTAATTCCAGAAGAGATATGTCAATTAATGAATTTGGGAGAGCtggatctctcaaacaatagatTCTCTGGAGTCATCCCAAATTGCATTTCAAACCTCAGTCATCTACAAATTCTATACTTAAGTTCCAATAGACTCAAATCACCAATACCATTAAATATATGGGGCCTTAAAAGTCTATTGTTCTTAAATCTGTCATCGAATTCCCTTGGTGGACATTTGTCTTCGAACATGACAAAATTGGACACTCTCGAAAGTCTGGATTTGTCAAGAAATGAAATTACTGGAGAAATTCCAAGTATCATTGGAGCATTTGAAAGCCTGAGTTATCTTGACTTTTCAAACAACTCCTTTCAAGGAGGCATTCCGCAACATTTTGGAAACTTAAAAGGGCTAGATACCTTAGATCTTTCTTACAACAATCTTTCTAGTGCAATTCCTAAATCCCTTGAGGCACTTCCATATCTCAAATACTTGAATTTATCTTTCAACAAGCTAGTAGGAGAGATTCCATTCAGTGGTCCTTTTGTGAACTTCACGGCGGAATCATTTTTAGGAAATAGTGCACTTTGTGGGAATCCAATTTTTGGAGTTCCACTTTGTCCAACGATTCCTACCAACCAACAATCAAAGATGAAAGATATTTTGCTGAAATGTATTATTCCTGTGATTGTGTCAATTATAATCTTCGTAATGTTGGTTTATTGGCTGAGAAGACGTCGAAAGAGTAACATGGAGATACCTACTTCACTTAATGCATTGGCTGCATTGGGACATAGAATGATATCATATCAAGAGCTTTGCCAAGGGACAAACAACTTTTGTGAAAGCAACTTGCTTGGAGTCGGAGGTTTTGGCTCTGTGTACAAAGGAATACTTTCTGACAGAACAATTGTTGCAATAAAAGTTCTAAGTTTGCAATTGTCAGGTGCTTTCAAAAGTTTTGATGCAGAATGCAAGGTGTTACGGACAATTCGACATAGAAATCTTGTTAAGGTCATAACTACATGCACTAATCCCGAGTTTAGAGCATTGGTGCTAGAATACATGTCGAACGACAGCCTTGAAAAATGGTTATACTCTCATAACTTCTGCTTGGATCTTCtacaaagaataaatattttggttgatgttGCATCAGCCTTAGACTATCTCCACCATGGTCAATTGGAATCTATATTGCATTGTGATTTGAAGCCTTCAAATATCCTTTTGGATGAAGACATGGTTGCACATGTGGGCGATTTTGGCATTGCAAAGATTTTAATCGAAAACAAAGATGCAACACACACAAAAACTCTTGGTACCATTGGCTACATCGCACCAG AATATGGATTTGAAGGGAAGGTATCCATCAAAACCGATGTCTACAGCTATGGCATAACATTGTTGGAGATGATCACGAGGAAGAAACCCACTGACGATATGTTCGCTGGAGACTTTACTTTGAGGCAATTGGTAAATGCATCCATTCCAAATAGAATGATGGAAGTTGTGGATGAAGGTTTATTAAGAATAGAAGATGGAAGAGACGCCATTGTCTTGCAAAGTATACTTTCATCAATCTTGAACTTAGGCTTGAGGTGTTCTGAAGAATTACCAGATACAAGAATGGATATCAAAGACGTGGTTGTCCAGCTTAATAAAATCAAGTCGACTTTTTTTGTGAATAGGAACAGGGTTACTAGACATACTTGa